One Myxococcota bacterium DNA segment encodes these proteins:
- a CDS encoding citrate synthase, whose amino-acid sequence MQQPPQQFPLSRGLENVAIAETRLSRVDGDAGELVIGGYALEELASRAEFEETLFLLWNDRLPTLAELAGLHGELASRRALPAPTLALLEAAAAADVAPMDALRMAIGSLGVGEPALHATELQAEPNPANQQRALRLVAAVPTAVAAFARLQRGVAPVAPDPSLGHAANYLWMLNGEPPKPEVVRALGTYLNTAVDHGMNASTFTARVVTSTRSDIGSAIVAALGALKGPLHGGAPGPALDMVIHLQEEAERSGESLDSLAERWVHDALDAGRRIMGFGHRVYRVRDPRADVLGAAVDRLFPDPAAASLPRAAREVEAVVLRVLAERKPDRPLQTNVEFYTALLLAGIGLPTPLFTPTFAVARVVGWTAHVLEQIEEDRLIRPRVHYAGELGRRWLSPDERAA is encoded by the coding sequence ATGCAACAACCGCCCCAGCAGTTCCCGCTCTCGCGCGGGCTCGAAAACGTCGCCATCGCCGAGACCCGCCTCTCACGGGTGGACGGCGATGCCGGCGAGCTCGTCATCGGGGGGTACGCGCTCGAAGAGCTGGCGTCCCGGGCCGAGTTCGAGGAGACGCTCTTCCTGCTCTGGAACGACCGGTTGCCCACGCTGGCCGAGCTGGCGGGTTTGCACGGGGAGCTCGCCTCCCGGCGCGCCTTGCCCGCGCCGACGCTGGCGCTGCTCGAGGCGGCGGCCGCGGCCGATGTCGCGCCGATGGATGCGCTGCGGATGGCGATCGGCAGTCTGGGGGTGGGCGAGCCCGCATTGCACGCCACCGAGCTCCAGGCCGAGCCGAACCCGGCGAACCAACAGCGCGCGCTGCGGCTCGTGGCCGCGGTTCCCACCGCCGTCGCCGCCTTTGCCCGGCTGCAGCGGGGCGTTGCACCGGTGGCTCCGGATCCGTCGCTCGGACACGCTGCGAACTACCTGTGGATGTTGAACGGTGAGCCGCCGAAGCCCGAAGTGGTTCGCGCCCTCGGTACGTACCTGAACACGGCCGTCGACCACGGAATGAACGCATCGACGTTCACCGCGCGGGTCGTCACGAGCACGCGCTCCGACATCGGCTCCGCGATCGTGGCGGCACTCGGAGCCCTGAAGGGTCCGCTCCACGGCGGGGCTCCGGGCCCCGCTCTCGACATGGTGATCCACCTGCAAGAGGAGGCGGAGCGCAGCGGGGAGTCCCTCGATTCGCTGGCCGAGCGATGGGTGCACGACGCGCTCGACGCGGGACGCCGCATCATGGGATTCGGCCATCGCGTCTACCGAGTGCGGGACCCGCGCGCCGATGTGCTCGGGGCGGCGGTGGATCGCCTGTTCCCCGACCCGGCGGCCGCCTCCCTGCCTCGGGCGGCCCGCGAAGTAGAGGCCGTAGTCCTGCGCGTGCTGGCCGAGCGCAAGCCCGACCGTCCGCTCCAGACGAACGTCGAGTTCTACACGGCGCTGCTCCTGGCGGGCATCGGACTGCCGACGCCGCTCTTCACGCCGACCTTCGCGGTGGCGCGGGTGGTGGGCTGGACGGCCCACGTGCTCGAACAGATCGAGGAAGATCGACTGATTCGTCCGCGGGTCCACTACGCGGGCGAACTCGGCCGGCGCTGGCTTTCGCCCGACGAGCGGGCCGCGTAG
- a CDS encoding RimK/LysX family protein: MRGWVEWVRVEPGSTRVKAKLDTGATTSSIDARNQEVFKRDGKRWVRFTIEDRDGREVELERRVERFVKIRRPDDKFDRRPVVKMSLCLGRELRSVEVSLADREGFVYPVLLGRNFLAGVAVVDSGQTLTSEPDCPGAAETAAR; encoded by the coding sequence GTGCGAGGTTGGGTCGAGTGGGTGCGCGTCGAGCCAGGCTCCACGCGCGTGAAGGCGAAGCTCGACACGGGCGCGACCACGAGTTCGATCGACGCCCGCAACCAGGAGGTCTTCAAGCGCGACGGCAAGCGCTGGGTCCGGTTCACGATCGAGGACCGCGACGGTCGCGAGGTCGAACTCGAGCGCCGCGTGGAACGCTTCGTGAAGATCCGGCGACCCGACGACAAGTTCGACCGGCGCCCCGTCGTCAAGATGTCCCTCTGCCTGGGCCGCGAGCTGCGCAGCGTCGAGGTCTCTCTCGCCGACCGCGAGGGATTCGTCTACCCGGTGCTGCTCGGCCGCAACTTCCTGGCGGGCGTCGCCGTGGTCGACTCGGGGCAGACCCTCACCTCCGAGCCGGATTGTCCCGGCGCCGCCGAGACCGCGGCGCGGTAG
- a CDS encoding UUP1 family membrane protein encodes MRNHQLLVLSAIIALAGLGLFYYKAAILGLPLEPRERTSVWTVEARVQFQSRDKAARVALRIPESPPNFEVIDESFVSSGFGLTSEGVDGKRAALWAKRRASGKQTLYYRAVVHPGSVSAPPPPPNFPQPPEEPDEAFAAAAEALREEVRRQSADIPTFASMLLARLADPTPDEFARPVLERDMERVPLAIHLLAGARIPAREIRGLQLRDRAREIPLDSWLAVHDETDWVFFDPTTGVIGLPSDFLVWSWGDGPLLDVEGGRRARVDFSVLRNRHGSVEVARARAAVLGSPLPWLSFLELPIATQAVYQVLVLLPIGSLLVVLLRNVVGLATFGTFMPILIALAFRETQLLWGVVLFSATVALGLLARRFLERLKLLLVPRMAAVLTIVVLILGLTSLLGYGAGMERALSTALFPIVILTMVIERMSVVWEEVGARAALQQAVGSLVVAVIAYAVFSNRLVQHLSFVFPELLLVALALMLLLGRYSGYRLSELYRFRALGTTAEESA; translated from the coding sequence GTGCGGAACCACCAACTCCTCGTTCTCAGCGCGATCATCGCGCTCGCCGGTCTCGGCCTCTTCTACTACAAGGCCGCGATCCTCGGCTTGCCGCTCGAACCGCGAGAACGTACGTCGGTGTGGACCGTCGAAGCGCGGGTGCAGTTCCAATCGCGCGACAAGGCCGCGCGGGTGGCACTGCGCATCCCCGAGTCCCCGCCCAACTTCGAGGTGATCGACGAGAGCTTCGTGAGCTCGGGCTTCGGCTTGACCAGCGAAGGCGTCGACGGCAAGCGCGCCGCACTCTGGGCGAAGCGGCGCGCCTCGGGAAAACAAACGCTCTACTACCGCGCCGTCGTCCACCCCGGCAGCGTGTCCGCGCCGCCGCCGCCGCCGAACTTCCCCCAGCCTCCCGAGGAACCCGACGAGGCCTTCGCCGCCGCCGCCGAGGCGCTGCGCGAAGAGGTGCGCCGGCAGTCGGCCGACATCCCCACCTTCGCCTCCATGCTGCTGGCGCGACTCGCCGATCCGACCCCGGACGAGTTCGCGCGCCCAGTGCTCGAGCGCGACATGGAGCGCGTCCCGCTGGCGATCCACCTGTTGGCGGGCGCCCGCATTCCGGCGCGCGAGATCCGCGGCTTGCAGCTGCGCGATCGCGCCCGCGAGATCCCGCTGGACTCCTGGCTGGCCGTCCACGACGAGACCGACTGGGTGTTCTTCGATCCGACGACCGGCGTGATCGGGCTGCCCAGCGATTTCCTGGTCTGGTCGTGGGGCGACGGTCCCCTGCTCGACGTGGAAGGCGGACGCCGCGCGCGCGTCGATTTCTCGGTGCTGCGCAACCGCCACGGATCGGTCGAGGTGGCACGCGCGCGCGCCGCCGTGCTCGGGAGCCCGCTCCCGTGGCTGTCGTTCCTGGAGCTCCCGATCGCCACCCAGGCCGTGTACCAGGTCCTCGTCCTGCTGCCGATCGGCAGTCTGCTCGTGGTGCTGCTGCGCAACGTCGTGGGGCTCGCGACCTTCGGCACGTTCATGCCGATCCTGATCGCTCTCGCGTTTCGCGAGACCCAGCTGTTGTGGGGGGTCGTGCTGTTCAGCGCAACGGTGGCGCTCGGTCTGCTCGCGCGACGCTTCCTCGAGCGGCTGAAGCTCCTGCTCGTCCCGCGGATGGCGGCGGTCCTCACGATCGTCGTGCTGATCCTCGGCCTCACCAGTCTGCTCGGCTACGGGGCTGGGATGGAGCGCGCGCTGTCGACCGCGCTCTTCCCGATCGTGATCCTGACGATGGTGATCGAGCGCATGAGCGTCGTCTGGGAAGAGGTCGGGGCGCGCGCCGCCCTCCAACAGGCGGTCGGCAGCCTGGTCGTCGCGGTGATCGCGTACGCCGTCTTCTCGAACCGGCTCGTGCAGCACCTGAGCTTCGTCTTCCCCGAGCTCCTGCTCGTGGCGCTGGCTCTGATGCTCCTCCTGGGCCGCTACAGCGGGTATCGCCTCTCCGAGCTCTACCGCTTCCGCGCGCTCGGCACGACGGCCGAGGAGTCGGCGTGA
- a CDS encoding alpha-L-glutamate ligase-like protein, with protein sequence MIFQGLQERGVLGINARNADLISRWNERRYFPLVDDKLRTKRLAEKAGIAVPPLYGVVRAYHELKHLRERLADYDEFVIKPAHGSGGNGILVISDRYGDRLVKASGEVISAEDVEYHVSNALSGMYSLGGQPDAAMIEYRVAFDPLFEDVAFRGVPDIRTLVYRGVPVMAMVRMPTRASDGRANLHQGAVGAGIDLATGTTRRAVCRERMIEAHPDTGKTLAGLRIPGWGQLLDLAARCHDLTSLGYLGVDVVLDAKYGPMMLELNARPGISIQTANDEGLRPRLERVDAWLAERSDPPVTDRVAFARDHFGSF encoded by the coding sequence GTGATCTTCCAGGGCCTTCAGGAGAGAGGCGTACTCGGCATCAATGCCCGAAACGCCGACCTGATCAGTCGCTGGAACGAGCGGCGCTACTTCCCGCTCGTCGACGACAAGCTGCGCACGAAGCGGCTGGCGGAGAAGGCGGGCATCGCGGTGCCTCCCCTCTACGGCGTGGTGCGCGCCTACCACGAGCTCAAGCATCTACGCGAGCGTCTCGCCGACTACGACGAGTTCGTCATCAAGCCCGCCCACGGCAGCGGCGGCAACGGGATCCTCGTGATCAGCGATCGCTACGGCGATCGCCTGGTCAAGGCCAGCGGCGAGGTGATCAGCGCCGAGGACGTGGAGTACCACGTTTCGAATGCGCTCTCGGGGATGTACAGCCTCGGCGGGCAGCCGGACGCGGCGATGATCGAGTACCGCGTGGCCTTCGATCCGCTCTTCGAAGACGTCGCCTTCCGCGGCGTGCCCGACATCCGCACGCTCGTCTACCGCGGCGTTCCGGTGATGGCGATGGTCCGCATGCCCACCCGCGCCTCGGATGGGCGGGCGAACCTGCACCAGGGCGCCGTCGGAGCGGGGATCGACCTCGCGACCGGCACGACCCGCCGGGCCGTGTGTCGCGAGCGGATGATCGAGGCGCATCCGGATACGGGGAAGACCCTGGCAGGTCTGCGCATCCCGGGTTGGGGACAGCTTCTCGACCTGGCTGCGCGCTGTCACGATCTCACCTCGCTCGGCTACCTCGGCGTGGACGTCGTGCTCGATGCGAAGTACGGGCCGATGATGCTCGAGCTGAACGCGCGGCCGGGGATCAGCATCCAGACCGCGAACGACGAGGGGCTGCGTCCCCGCCTCGAGCGCGTGGATGCCTGGCTGGCCGAGCGCAGCGACCCGCCGGTGACCGACCGGGTCGCCTTCGCGCGCGACCACTTCGGAAGCTTCTAG
- a CDS encoding glutathione S-transferase family protein — protein MKLYDALGPNPRLVRMFVAEKGLSIDSEAVDLMGGENRAEGYREKNPYGQLPALALDDGGVIAETTVICEYLEEKHPAPPLIGSTAEERAETRMWTRRLTLGITEPMSNGFRYGEGLSMFQDRMRTLPDAAPGLKAIAQDGLALLDGLLPGRSWICGDRFSLADIQLYTLMDFFAGVGQPRDTELKNVDAWFERVNARPSAEASLHPKAGAVGMRA, from the coding sequence ATGAAACTCTATGACGCTCTCGGTCCGAATCCGCGCCTCGTTCGCATGTTCGTGGCGGAGAAGGGTCTCTCGATCGATTCGGAAGCCGTCGACCTGATGGGCGGCGAGAACCGCGCGGAGGGCTACCGCGAGAAGAACCCCTACGGCCAGCTGCCGGCCCTGGCTCTCGATGACGGCGGGGTGATCGCCGAGACCACGGTGATCTGCGAGTACCTGGAAGAGAAGCACCCGGCACCGCCGCTGATCGGCAGCACGGCCGAGGAGCGCGCCGAGACGCGGATGTGGACGCGGCGCCTCACGCTGGGCATCACCGAGCCGATGTCCAACGGGTTTCGCTACGGCGAAGGACTCTCGATGTTCCAGGACCGGATGCGCACGCTTCCCGATGCCGCCCCCGGCCTGAAAGCCATCGCCCAGGACGGGTTGGCGCTGCTGGACGGTCTGCTGCCCGGTCGCAGCTGGATCTGCGGTGACCGATTCAGCCTGGCGGACATTCAGCTCTATACGTTGATGGACTTCTTTGCCGGAGTGGGACAGCCCCGCGACACCGAACTCAAGAACGTCGATGCGTGGTTCGAGCGCGTGAACGCGCGCCCGAGCGCCGAAGCGAGCTTGCACCCGAAAGCAGGCGCCGTCGGGATGCGCGCCTGA
- a CDS encoding OmpA family protein: MRRNRIRVIAACVASVFFAACTTDAFTGERKVARTAIGALVGAAAGAAIGALADKRNRARGALIGAGVGTLAGGAVGAYMDLQEKKLRERLQGSGVSVTRVGDDLYLNMPGNLTFATDRASIKPEFYEVLNSVALVLDEFDKTIIEVTGHTDSTGSDSYNQELSERRAQAVGQYLVGQQVMRQRVITEGFGEQFPVADNNTAGGRTLNRRVELRLVPLTQT, encoded by the coding sequence ATGCGACGAAACCGGATTCGTGTGATCGCTGCATGTGTGGCCAGCGTCTTCTTCGCGGCCTGCACCACCGATGCCTTTACCGGCGAGCGCAAGGTGGCGCGCACCGCCATCGGCGCCCTGGTGGGCGCGGCCGCCGGCGCGGCCATCGGCGCACTGGCCGACAAGCGAAACCGGGCGCGCGGCGCACTCATCGGGGCTGGTGTCGGCACCCTCGCCGGCGGCGCCGTCGGCGCCTACATGGATCTGCAGGAGAAGAAGCTCCGCGAGCGTCTGCAGGGCAGTGGCGTCAGCGTCACCCGCGTTGGCGACGACCTCTACCTGAACATGCCGGGCAACCTGACCTTCGCGACCGACCGCGCGTCGATCAAGCCCGAGTTCTACGAAGTGCTGAACTCGGTCGCTCTCGTCCTCGACGAGTTCGACAAGACGATCATCGAGGTCACCGGCCACACCGACAGCACCGGCTCCGACAGCTACAACCAGGAGCTCTCCGAGCGGCGTGCGCAGGCGGTGGGTCAGTACCTGGTGGGTCAGCAGGTGATGCGCCAGCGCGTGATCACCGAGGGCTTCGGCGAGCAGTTCCCGGTCGCGGACAACAACACCGCCGGGGGCCGTACCCTGAACCGCCGCGTCGAGCTCCGCCTGGTGCCGCTCACCCAGACCTAG
- a CDS encoding DUF3604 domain-containing protein: MSDPTLARTLLGLLGLLMACSGSELDVGEIAGGTRTRTPHARADSEAASAAGIASEKTILFGDLHVHTTFSIDAYLYGLPIFGGEGAHPPADACDFARYCAELDFFSLNDHAEGLTPARWRASIESLRACDARAGDPANPDLVPFMGWEWTQTNPAPEDHEGHKNVVFPGLGEDDLPTRPISALADNTMARARGLSLARGAEALLSVTAPHYADFLYWVRQLAGTPFCEPGVDTRTLPDDCHENAPTAAILFEKLDQWGLPSLVIPHGTAWGIHAPPGASFATQLAQASHDPKRQRLLEVFSGHGASERYAPAAAKAEAVQRAGGCAEPTAEFLPCCWQAGEIVRARCDDPTSEACAARVAEARQRASEAGRRPHWVLPDTEPADWLDCDQDRGAWKSALTPRPGMSAQAALASHATDVDGNELRFRFGLIGSSDIHTARAGSGYKQVRRKGMTDVRGFASERAERWLTRFVHGRPRADGGAVESSPARLGFRGLLDVGRTSSFLYPGGLVAVHAEGRDRANVWDALERREAYGTSGPRLLLWFDLLNGPEGRAPMGSVVAQRATPAFEVRAIGSRIQLPGCPDETRAALSESRITRLCLGECHHPGEARHPIEAIEIVRITPSADPATLTERIEDPWLRFECPGDPAGCTVRFEDPAFGDEDRVYYARALQAPTPAINGAGLRTRFDAAGNATGVTPCYGGWRTPRDEDCLAPGRERAWSSPLFLDVDDVEAESESERSD; the protein is encoded by the coding sequence TTGAGCGACCCGACACTCGCACGCACCCTGCTCGGTCTGCTCGGTCTGCTGATGGCGTGCAGCGGGTCCGAGCTCGACGTCGGCGAGATCGCGGGGGGGACGCGCACCCGCACGCCCCATGCGCGCGCGGACTCGGAAGCGGCGAGCGCGGCGGGCATCGCGAGCGAGAAGACGATCCTCTTCGGGGATCTCCACGTCCACACGACGTTCTCGATCGATGCCTACCTCTACGGGCTGCCGATCTTCGGAGGCGAGGGGGCGCACCCACCCGCCGACGCCTGCGACTTTGCGCGCTACTGCGCGGAACTCGACTTCTTCTCGCTGAACGATCATGCCGAGGGGCTCACGCCCGCACGCTGGCGCGCTTCGATCGAGAGTCTGCGCGCATGCGATGCACGTGCCGGCGACCCGGCGAACCCGGACCTGGTGCCGTTCATGGGTTGGGAGTGGACCCAGACGAACCCAGCGCCGGAGGATCACGAGGGACACAAGAACGTGGTCTTTCCCGGCCTCGGGGAAGACGACCTGCCGACGCGACCGATCTCCGCGCTGGCGGACAACACGATGGCGCGCGCCAGGGGCCTCTCGCTCGCGCGCGGCGCGGAAGCGCTCTTGAGCGTCACCGCACCTCACTACGCCGACTTCCTCTACTGGGTCCGCCAGCTCGCAGGAACGCCCTTCTGCGAACCCGGCGTCGACACGCGAACGCTGCCCGACGACTGCCACGAGAACGCGCCGACCGCGGCGATCCTCTTCGAGAAGCTCGATCAGTGGGGTCTGCCGTCGCTGGTGATCCCGCATGGAACCGCCTGGGGCATCCACGCGCCGCCGGGCGCCTCCTTCGCGACCCAGCTCGCGCAGGCGAGCCACGACCCGAAGCGCCAGCGGCTGCTCGAGGTGTTCTCGGGTCACGGTGCGTCGGAGCGCTACGCCCCTGCTGCGGCGAAGGCAGAGGCGGTGCAGCGCGCCGGAGGCTGTGCCGAACCGACCGCCGAGTTCCTGCCCTGTTGCTGGCAGGCAGGCGAGATCGTGAGGGCGCGCTGCGACGATCCCACCTCCGAGGCCTGCGCCGCGCGCGTCGCGGAAGCGCGTCAGCGCGCGAGTGAAGCCGGGCGGCGTCCCCACTGGGTGCTCCCGGATACCGAGCCGGCAGACTGGCTCGACTGCGATCAGGACCGCGGCGCCTGGAAGTCGGCGCTCACGCCGCGGCCCGGCATGAGCGCACAGGCCGCGCTCGCGTCGCACGCGACCGACGTAGACGGCAACGAGCTGCGCTTTCGCTTCGGCCTGATCGGCTCGAGCGACATCCACACCGCCCGCGCGGGCAGTGGCTACAAGCAGGTGCGTCGGAAGGGCATGACGGACGTGCGCGGTTTCGCCTCGGAGCGGGCCGAGCGTTGGCTCACGCGCTTCGTCCACGGCCGGCCACGCGCGGACGGGGGTGCGGTGGAGAGCTCGCCCGCACGCCTCGGCTTCCGGGGCCTGCTCGACGTCGGCCGGACCTCGAGTTTCCTCTACCCCGGCGGACTCGTGGCGGTCCACGCGGAGGGACGCGATCGGGCGAATGTCTGGGACGCCCTCGAACGCCGCGAGGCCTACGGCACCAGCGGTCCGCGTCTGCTCCTGTGGTTCGACCTGCTGAACGGGCCCGAGGGCCGAGCGCCCATGGGCAGCGTCGTTGCGCAGCGCGCGACGCCCGCGTTCGAGGTGCGCGCGATCGGCAGCCGGATTCAGCTCCCGGGCTGCCCGGACGAGACCCGGGCCGCGCTTTCCGAGTCACGGATCACGCGGCTGTGTTTGGGGGAATGCCATCACCCGGGCGAGGCCAGGCACCCGATCGAGGCGATCGAGATCGTGCGGATCACCCCGAGCGCCGACCCCGCGACCCTCACCGAACGCATCGAAGACCCGTGGCTTCGTTTCGAATGCCCGGGGGACCCGGCGGGTTGCACGGTCCGGTTCGAAGACCCGGCGTTCGGGGACGAGGATCGCGTCTACTACGCGCGTGCGCTCCAGGCGCCGACGCCGGCCATCAACGGGGCCGGTCTTCGCACGCGCTTCGACGCAGCGGGAAACGCCACCGGGGTCACCCCGTGCTACGGCGGATGGAGAACGCCCCGGGACGAGGATTGTCTCGCCCCGGGGCGTGAACGTGCCTGGTCGTCACCGCTCTTCCTCGACGTCGACGACGTCGAAGCCGAGAGCGAGAGCGAGCGCTCCGACTAG